From the unidentified bacterial endosymbiont genome, one window contains:
- a CDS encoding DUF1283 family protein: MTTLSKRLCLTAALALSTLAFTATATAETSKLIIESGDSAQSRQNAAMDKEQWNDTRSLRHKVNSRVEKEWDKEDVAFDARDKCQQSANTNAYWEPNTLRCLDRRTGRTVAP; encoded by the coding sequence ATGACAACATTAAGCAAACGCCTTTGTCTGACAGCCGCCCTGGCGCTGTCTACGCTCGCCTTCACCGCGACGGCAACCGCGGAAACCAGCAAACTGATTATTGAATCTGGCGACAGTGCACAAAGCCGCCAGAATGCAGCGATGGACAAAGAACAATGGAATGACACCCGTAGCCTGCGCCACAAGGTCAACTCCCGCGTGGAAAAAGAGTGGGATAAAGAAGATGTCGCCTTCGATGCTCGCGATAAGTGTCAGCAGAGCGCGAATACAAATGCTTACTGGGAGCCGAACACCCTGCGCTGCCTGGATCGACGCACCGGCCGCACGGTTGCCCCCTAA
- the manD gene encoding D-mannonate dehydratase ManD: MKIVGAEVFVTCPGRNFVTLKITTDEGIVGFGDATLNGRELSVASYLKDHLCPQLIGRDAQRIEDIWQFFYKGAYWRRGPVTMSAISAIDMALWDIKAKAANMPLYQLLGGASREGVMVYCHTTGHTIDDVLEDYARHKEMGFKAIRVQCGVPGMKTTYGMSKGKGLAYEPATKGDWPEEQLWSTEKYLDFTPKLFDAVRSKFGFNEHLLHDMHHRLTPIEAARFGKSIEPFRMFWMEDPTPAENQACFRLIRQHTVTPIAVGEVFNSIWDCKQLIEEQLIDYIRTTMTHAGGITGMRRIADFASLYQVRTGSHGPSDLSPICHAAALHFDLWVPNFGVQEYMGYSEQMLEVFPHSWRFENGYMHPGDKPGLGIEFDEKLAARYPYDPAYLPVARLEDGTLWNW; the protein is encoded by the coding sequence ATGAAAATTGTAGGGGCTGAAGTCTTTGTTACCTGCCCGGGGCGTAACTTTGTCACCCTTAAAATCACCACCGACGAGGGGATTGTCGGTTTTGGGGATGCCACCCTCAATGGGCGTGAACTCTCTGTCGCGTCTTACCTTAAAGATCACCTCTGCCCGCAACTGATTGGCCGCGATGCGCAGCGTATCGAAGATATCTGGCAATTCTTCTATAAAGGCGCCTACTGGCGTCGCGGGCCGGTTACGATGTCGGCCATTTCTGCTATCGATATGGCGTTGTGGGACATTAAAGCCAAAGCGGCCAATATGCCGCTCTACCAACTGCTGGGGGGAGCATCCCGTGAAGGCGTAATGGTCTATTGCCATACCACCGGGCACACTATCGACGATGTTCTTGAAGATTACGCGCGGCATAAAGAGATGGGCTTTAAGGCCATCCGCGTGCAGTGCGGCGTGCCGGGAATGAAAACCACCTACGGTATGTCGAAGGGAAAAGGGCTGGCCTACGAGCCTGCCACTAAAGGGGATTGGCCGGAAGAGCAACTGTGGTCCACCGAGAAATACCTCGATTTCACACCGAAACTGTTTGATGCGGTGCGCAGCAAGTTTGGTTTCAACGAGCACCTGCTTCACGATATGCACCACCGCCTGACACCTATTGAAGCAGCCCGCTTCGGTAAGAGCATTGAGCCCTTCCGCATGTTCTGGATGGAGGATCCGACCCCGGCAGAAAACCAGGCTTGCTTCCGCTTAATCCGCCAGCACACCGTCACGCCCATTGCTGTGGGCGAAGTGTTTAACAGCATCTGGGATTGTAAACAGCTTATCGAAGAGCAACTGATCGACTATATCCGCACCACCATGACACATGCGGGTGGGATCACTGGCATGCGCCGTATTGCGGACTTCGCATCGCTCTATCAGGTGCGTACGGGTTCACATGGCCCATCGGATCTTTCACCCATCTGCCACGCGGCCGCGCTGCATTTTGACCTGTGGGTGCCGAACTTTGGCGTGCAGGAGTACATGGGCTACTCGGAGCAAATGCTGGAAGTCTTCCCACATAGCTGGCGCTTTGAGAACGGCTATATGCACCCGGGAGATAAGCCAGGGCTGGGCATTGAGTTTGACGAGAAACTGGCCGCCAGATACCCCTATGATCCCGCCTATTTGCCGGTAGCCCGTCTGGAAGATGGCACGCTGTGGAACTGGTGA
- a CDS encoding Zn-dependent oxidoreductase has translation MKSVVIKQPNELVIEERPLPMPAAGEVRVNVKLAGICGSDSHIYRGHNPFAHYPRTIGHEFFGEIDAVGEGVNRSRLGQRVSVDPVISCGHCYPCSVGKPNVCTSLVVLGVHRDGGFSEYAVVPAHNAWPIPDAIADKHAVMVEPFTIAANVTGQIAPTEQDVALIYGAGPMGLVTVQALKGVYKVKLVIVVDRIDERLAMAQRSGADWVINNGERSLQAALDERGIMPTIVIDAACHPSILQEAITLASPAARIVLMGFSSEASQIVQQAITGKELSIFSSRLNANKFRVVIDWLEKGLIDPEKLITHTFDYHHVTDAIELFEKDQRQCCKVLLTFSQ, from the coding sequence ATGAAAAGCGTAGTGATTAAACAACCGAACGAACTGGTGATTGAAGAGCGCCCGCTCCCGATGCCTGCCGCGGGTGAAGTCCGCGTCAACGTTAAGCTTGCCGGGATCTGCGGTTCTGATAGCCATATTTACCGTGGACATAACCCCTTTGCTCACTATCCACGCACGATCGGCCATGAGTTTTTTGGTGAGATCGATGCCGTCGGGGAGGGAGTTAACCGTTCGCGTCTGGGCCAACGCGTTTCGGTTGATCCGGTGATTAGCTGCGGGCATTGCTACCCGTGCTCTGTCGGGAAACCTAACGTTTGCACCTCGCTGGTGGTACTGGGCGTCCACCGTGACGGCGGATTCAGCGAGTACGCGGTTGTTCCCGCACACAACGCCTGGCCTATCCCGGACGCTATTGCCGACAAGCACGCCGTCATGGTTGAGCCTTTTACCATTGCCGCCAACGTTACAGGCCAGATAGCCCCCACAGAGCAGGACGTTGCCTTGATCTACGGCGCAGGCCCGATGGGGCTTGTCACCGTGCAGGCGCTGAAAGGCGTCTATAAGGTGAAGCTGGTCATCGTCGTGGACCGGATAGACGAGCGTCTGGCAATGGCGCAGCGCAGCGGGGCTGATTGGGTGATCAACAATGGCGAGCGCTCATTACAGGCGGCCCTGGACGAGAGAGGGATCATGCCGACCATCGTTATTGATGCCGCCTGCCATCCGTCCATTTTGCAGGAGGCGATAACCCTTGCCTCGCCGGCTGCACGTATTGTGCTGATGGGCTTTTCCAGCGAGGCGAGCCAGATTGTTCAGCAAGCAATAACCGGCAAAGAGCTGTCAATCTTCTCTTCGCGCCTCAATGCCAACAAATTCCGGGTCGTCATAGACTGGCTGGAGAAAGGGCTAATCGACCCTGAAAAACTGATAACCCATACCTTTGACTATCACCATGTAACCGACGCCATTGAACTGTTTGAAAAAGACCAGCGGCAGTGCTGCAAGGTCTTGCTTACGTTCAGCCAATAA
- a CDS encoding MFS transporter, whose protein sequence is MTQAQPQRTTADLVKAAVSGWLGTALEFMDFQLYSLGAALVFHEIFFPEQSAAMALILAMGTYGAGYIARIVGAFIFGKMGDSIGRKKVLFITITMMGICTTLIGVLPTYAQIGIFAPVLLVTLRVIQGLGAGAEISGAGTMLAEYAPAGKRGIISSLVAMGTNCGTLSATAIWAVMFFALDREALIAWGWRVPFLATVVVMFFTLWLRLNLKESPVFEQVNDTETTAPAAVQDTGLGAMFKSKSFWLATGLRFGQAGNSGLIQTFLAGYLVQTLLFDKGIPTDALMISSIIGFITIPLLGWLSDKIGRRLPYIILNISAIILAWPMLAIIVDKSYSPGVIMLSIIVIHNVAVLGLFALENITMAEIFGSRNRFTRMAISKEAGGLVAVGFGPLLAGIFCDMTDAWWPMVAMLIVYSVIGLISAILMPEVRDRDLSLAEDAAEPARVKSVKADQPDYGAQA, encoded by the coding sequence ATGACTCAAGCACAACCTCAACGAACGACAGCCGATCTGGTCAAAGCCGCCGTATCCGGCTGGCTGGGCACCGCTCTGGAGTTTATGGATTTTCAGCTCTACTCGCTGGGTGCCGCATTGGTGTTCCACGAAATTTTTTTCCCGGAACAGTCTGCGGCGATGGCGCTGATTCTGGCGATGGGAACCTACGGCGCGGGCTACATTGCGCGCATTGTCGGGGCCTTTATCTTCGGCAAAATGGGCGACAGTATAGGCCGTAAGAAAGTACTGTTTATCACCATTACCATGATGGGGATTTGTACCACCCTGATTGGCGTGCTGCCGACCTACGCGCAGATTGGCATTTTCGCGCCTGTGCTGCTGGTTACCCTGCGCGTCATTCAGGGGCTGGGAGCTGGAGCGGAAATCTCCGGAGCGGGAACCATGCTGGCGGAGTACGCGCCAGCAGGCAAACGCGGCATCATCTCCTCGCTGGTGGCGATGGGGACCAACTGCGGAACCCTGAGCGCGACGGCCATCTGGGCGGTGATGTTTTTTGCGCTCGACCGCGAAGCGTTGATCGCCTGGGGCTGGCGCGTGCCGTTCCTGGCAACGGTGGTGGTGATGTTCTTCACCCTCTGGCTACGACTGAATCTTAAAGAGAGCCCGGTATTCGAGCAAGTGAACGACACGGAAACGACCGCACCAGCGGCTGTCCAGGATACCGGGTTGGGCGCAATGTTTAAGAGTAAATCGTTCTGGCTGGCGACCGGATTGCGCTTTGGTCAGGCGGGCAACTCGGGTTTAATCCAGACCTTCCTCGCCGGGTATCTGGTACAGACATTGCTGTTTGATAAAGGCATTCCAACCGATGCGTTAATGATAAGTTCCATCATCGGGTTTATCACTATTCCGCTGCTGGGCTGGCTGTCAGATAAAATAGGGCGTCGCTTGCCTTATATTATTCTTAATATCTCCGCCATTATTCTGGCCTGGCCGATGCTGGCCATTATCGTTGATAAGAGTTATTCCCCGGGCGTCATTATGCTCTCGATCATCGTAATTCATAACGTCGCGGTACTGGGATTGTTTGCCCTTGAAAACATCACTATGGCGGAAATTTTTGGCTCACGTAATCGCTTTACCCGAATGGCTATCTCAAAAGAGGCGGGCGGCCTGGTTGCGGTAGGTTTTGGTCCTCTTCTGGCGGGGATCTTCTGCGACATGACCGACGCCTGGTGGCCGATGGTGGCGATGCTAATCGTTTATTCCGTCATTGGTCTTATCTCCGCCATCCTGATGCCTGAAGTCCGGGATCGTGATTTAAGCCTGGCGGAAGATGCGGCTGAACCGGCAAGAGTAAAAAGTGTAAAAGCGGACCAGCCTGATTATGGCGCGCAAGCCTAA
- a CDS encoding MFS transporter, with the protein MSQKAKNITVPVSIGYGLTDIMGGGAFTVIGAWLLFFYTTFVGLSPVEAASIVAIARVVDAVVSLFMGSFTDHFYKHYFGKKFGRRRFFLLIGAPLMLVYALLWLDGMNYGFYLAVYLAFEIIAAMVLIPWETLPSEMTKDYNQRTKLSTCRMFLSASGTFLATFIPGLLISYFGENSAHAYLINGVIFAVLFMVCVFISWNVTWERELTPEMRAELEKDERQKTLAEKLASLCHLFREYGSTLKIRAFRKHLAIYLLSFTGKDVYNTVFVFFCVYCLHVSSSLAGSLLSMSIVGLPVTLIAGIGIIKYGPSKLYVFAYLLMLICLGGFFAVYQIPALNTVTMLVVLGGLYQVGRCVLEFTPWNVFPFIPDIDEMVSHQRREGLFAAVMTFSRKTTVAIATFIVGILLQSGGFMKGSQTQPPEAVHTIAMLMFVGTAGLLILALWQALTFHLNKRTHKIFVDELDRLKANGHPQQVSAEARRVVEDLTGYSWDTLCREPAATVTDGNVRPVL; encoded by the coding sequence ATGTCACAGAAAGCAAAAAATATTACTGTTCCGGTAAGCATTGGTTATGGACTTACGGATATTATGGGCGGCGGCGCATTTACCGTTATCGGCGCCTGGCTACTCTTCTTTTATACCACGTTTGTCGGCTTATCCCCGGTAGAGGCGGCCTCAATCGTCGCGATTGCACGTGTCGTTGATGCGGTGGTTAGCCTGTTTATGGGCAGTTTTACCGATCATTTCTACAAACATTATTTTGGCAAAAAATTTGGCCGTCGACGCTTTTTCTTACTGATTGGCGCGCCGTTGATGCTGGTCTATGCCTTGCTTTGGCTGGATGGGATGAATTACGGTTTTTATCTGGCGGTCTATCTTGCGTTTGAGATTATCGCGGCGATGGTTCTTATTCCCTGGGAAACATTGCCCTCTGAAATGACCAAAGATTACAACCAGCGCACCAAACTTTCCACCTGCCGCATGTTTCTTTCTGCCTCCGGTACTTTTTTGGCAACGTTTATTCCCGGGTTGCTAATTAGCTATTTCGGTGAAAACAGCGCACATGCCTATCTTATTAATGGCGTCATTTTTGCCGTCCTGTTTATGGTCTGCGTTTTTATCTCCTGGAACGTCACTTGGGAGCGCGAACTGACGCCAGAGATGCGGGCCGAGCTTGAAAAAGACGAACGGCAAAAAACGCTGGCGGAAAAACTGGCAAGCCTCTGTCATCTTTTCAGGGAGTATGGTTCAACCCTCAAAATTCGGGCATTCCGTAAGCATCTGGCCATCTATCTGCTCTCGTTTACCGGTAAAGATGTCTATAACACGGTGTTTGTCTTCTTCTGTGTTTACTGCCTGCACGTATCGTCCTCGCTTGCGGGAAGCTTATTATCGATGAGTATCGTCGGGCTACCCGTCACCCTGATTGCGGGTATCGGGATCATCAAATACGGACCCTCGAAGCTCTATGTCTTTGCCTATTTATTGATGTTGATCTGCCTGGGCGGTTTTTTTGCGGTGTACCAGATCCCGGCCCTGAACACCGTGACGATGCTGGTTGTTCTTGGCGGCCTTTATCAGGTGGGGCGCTGTGTACTGGAGTTCACCCCCTGGAACGTGTTCCCGTTCATTCCAGATATTGATGAGATGGTTAGCCACCAGCGTCGCGAAGGTCTTTTTGCGGCCGTTATGACCTTCTCGCGCAAAACCACCGTTGCGATCGCCACTTTTATCGTCGGCATTCTGTTGCAAAGCGGGGGCTTTATGAAAGGCAGCCAGACGCAGCCGCCGGAGGCTGTTCATACCATCGCAATGTTAATGTTCGTTGGCACAGCTGGACTACTGATTCTGGCGCTGTGGCAGGCGCTGACGTTCCATCTGAATAAACGGACGCATAAAATTTTTGTCGATGAGCTGGACCGGTTGAAAGCAAACGGTCACCCGCAGCAGGTCTCTGCCGAGGCGCGTCGTGTTGTGGAAGATTTAACGGGATATTCATGGGACACGCTGTGCCGTGAGCCCGCGGCGACAGTCACTGACGGAAATGTACGGCCTGTCCTGTGA
- a CDS encoding mannitol dehydrogenase family protein, with product MENRLLQAKATLPQYDRESLKVRIVHLGFGAFHRAHQAVYTDILAAEHGSDWGYCEVNLIGGEQQIADLKAQDNLYTVAEMSADAWTSRVVGVVKKVLHAQVDGLETVLAAMCEPQVAIVSLTITEKGYCHSPATGQLMLDHPFIVADLQHPQQPKSAPGVVVEALARRKAAGLPAFSVMSCDNMPENGHVMRNVICAYARAVDQALADWIDANVTFPSTMVDRIVPAVTADTLDKIEQLTGVRDPAGVACEPFRQWVVEDNFVAGCPQWEKAGAELVADVIPFEEMKLRMLNGSHSFLAYLGYLAGYQHINDCMEDKNYRLAAHALMLKEQAPTLKVKGVDLAHYADLLIARYSNPALRHRTWQIAMDGSQKLPQRMLDSVRWHLEQQKPFPLLALGVAGWMRYVGGVDEQGNDIDVSDPQLATIQAAVEGSAEGVSRVKALLGIEAIFGKTLPKNATFVDAVLKAYQTLLQHGAKATVAQYAAQP from the coding sequence ATGGAAAACCGGTTATTACAGGCGAAAGCGACGCTTCCTCAATACGATCGCGAGAGCCTCAAGGTACGCATTGTTCATTTAGGGTTTGGCGCTTTCCACCGCGCGCACCAGGCCGTGTATACCGACATTCTTGCGGCGGAACACGGCAGCGACTGGGGGTACTGCGAAGTTAACCTGATTGGCGGCGAGCAGCAAATTGCCGACCTCAAGGCGCAGGATAACCTGTACACCGTGGCGGAAATGTCGGCCGATGCGTGGACATCACGGGTAGTAGGGGTGGTTAAAAAAGTCCTGCACGCCCAGGTTGATGGCCTGGAGACCGTGCTGGCGGCCATGTGTGAACCGCAGGTGGCGATTGTTTCACTGACCATCACCGAGAAAGGGTACTGCCACTCCCCGGCGACCGGGCAACTGATGCTCGATCATCCTTTTATTGTAGCTGACCTGCAACACCCTCAGCAGCCAAAATCCGCGCCTGGCGTGGTGGTTGAAGCACTGGCGCGACGCAAAGCGGCAGGTCTGCCCGCGTTTAGCGTTATGTCCTGTGACAATATGCCCGAGAACGGCCACGTGATGCGCAACGTCATCTGTGCCTACGCCCGCGCGGTTGACCAGGCGCTGGCGGACTGGATTGACGCCAATGTGACATTCCCGTCGACGATGGTCGACCGCATTGTGCCCGCAGTGACGGCCGACACGCTTGATAAAATCGAACAGTTGACTGGCGTGCGCGATCCGGCTGGCGTGGCCTGTGAACCTTTCCGCCAGTGGGTGGTTGAGGATAACTTTGTGGCCGGGTGCCCGCAGTGGGAAAAAGCGGGCGCTGAACTGGTTGCAGATGTCATTCCGTTTGAAGAGATGAAACTGCGTATGCTTAACGGCAGTCATTCGTTCCTGGCCTATCTCGGTTATCTGGCGGGGTATCAGCACATCAATGACTGCATGGAAGACAAAAACTATCGCCTCGCCGCTCACGCGCTGATGTTGAAAGAGCAGGCGCCGACGCTGAAGGTCAAAGGCGTTGATTTAGCGCACTATGCCGATCTTCTGATCGCACGTTACAGCAACCCGGCGCTGCGTCACCGCACCTGGCAAATCGCGATGGATGGCAGCCAAAAACTGCCGCAACGTATGCTTGATTCCGTGCGCTGGCATCTGGAGCAGCAGAAGCCCTTCCCATTGCTGGCGCTGGGCGTGGCGGGCTGGATGCGCTATGTCGGCGGCGTGGATGAGCAGGGTAACGACATTGACGTGAGTGACCCGCAGCTTGCCACTATTCAGGCCGCAGTTGAGGGCAGCGCAGAGGGCGTAAGCCGTGTGAAAGCGCTGTTGGGCATTGAGGCTATCTTTGGCAAAACGTTACCGAAGAACGCGACCTTTGTGGATGCGGTATTGAAAGCGTATCAGACGCTGCTGCAACACGGGGCGAAAGCAACGGTTGCGCAGTACGCCGCACAGCCGTAA
- a CDS encoding universal stress protein has protein sequence MYKKILMPVDVFEMDLSDKAVRHAANLAKAEGASITLLNILPASSRSLLRGFNADIKKFETFMTAESERKMKTLKRLFDISPEDIDCKVCFGNVRDEIIKLSKEGDYDVIVIGSKNPSITTHLLGSNAESILRYATIPVLVVR, from the coding sequence ATGTATAAGAAAATTTTGATGCCTGTTGACGTGTTTGAAATGGACTTGAGCGATAAAGCGGTACGCCACGCGGCCAACCTGGCGAAAGCGGAGGGGGCATCGATAACCCTGTTGAACATTTTGCCCGCCAGTAGCCGGTCTTTGCTGCGCGGCTTTAACGCCGATATTAAGAAGTTTGAAACGTTCATGACCGCAGAATCCGAGAGAAAAATGAAGACCTTAAAGCGGCTCTTCGATATTTCGCCGGAGGATATTGACTGCAAAGTCTGTTTTGGCAATGTGCGTGATGAAATTATCAAGCTCAGCAAAGAAGGCGATTATGATGTGATTGTCATTGGCTCGAAAAACCCGAGCATCACCACGCATCTTCTGGGTTCGAATGCTGAATCCATCCTGCGTTACGCCACCATTCCGGTATTAGTCGTCCGCTGA
- a CDS encoding GntR family transcriptional regulator, with the protein MAVESQLNPTQPVNQQIYRILRRDIVHCLIPPGTPLSEKEVSVRFDVSRQPVREAFIKLAENGLIQIRPQRGSYVNKISLTQVRNGCFVRQAIECAVARRAASLINDNQVYHLEQNLHQQRMAIDRKQLNDFFQLDDEFHQKLAQIADCQLAWDTIENIKATIDRVRYMSLDHVSPPEMLLRQHHDIFNALEQRDADGVDKAMTLHLQEISESVQLIRQENSEWFSEE; encoded by the coding sequence ATGGCCGTTGAATCCCAGCTCAATCCTACCCAGCCTGTTAATCAACAGATCTATCGTATTTTGCGACGTGATATTGTCCATTGTCTGATCCCACCCGGAACGCCGCTCTCTGAGAAAGAGGTGTCGGTACGTTTTGATGTTTCCCGACAGCCAGTGCGTGAGGCGTTTATTAAGCTCGCTGAAAACGGCCTGATTCAGATACGCCCGCAGCGCGGCAGCTATGTTAATAAGATCTCGCTTACTCAGGTACGTAATGGCTGTTTTGTCCGCCAGGCCATTGAGTGCGCGGTGGCGCGACGTGCCGCATCGCTGATTAACGACAATCAGGTGTACCATCTTGAACAAAACCTGCATCAACAGCGAATGGCCATCGACCGTAAACAACTGAACGATTTTTTCCAGCTTGATGACGAGTTTCACCAGAAGCTGGCGCAAATAGCCGATTGCCAGCTGGCCTGGGATACCATTGAGAACATCAAAGCGACCATTGACCGCGTGCGCTATATGAGCCTTGACCACGTCTCTCCGCCGGAAATGTTGCTTCGCCAGCACCATGATATTTTCAACGCTCTGGAACAACGTGATGCTGATGGCGTCGATAAAGCGATGACCTTGCATTTGCAGGAAATTAGCGAGTCGGTGCAGTTAATTCGTCAGGAAAATAGCGAGTGGTTTAGCGAAGAGTAA
- the ydfG gene encoding bifunctional NADP-dependent 3-hydroxy acid dehydrogenase/3-hydroxypropionate dehydrogenase YdfG translates to MIVLVTGATAGFGESITRRFVANGHKVIATGRRQERLQELKDALGDNILTAQLDVRNRAAIEEMMANLPGEWRAIDVLVNNAGLALGLEPAHKASVEDWENMIDTNNKGLVYMTRAVLPGMVERNRGHVINIGSTAGSWPYVGGNVYGATKAFVRQFSLNLRTDLHGTAVRVTDIEPGLVGGTEFSNVRFKGDDAKADKTYENTTALTPEDITEAVWWVATLPKHVNINTVEMMPVSQSFAGLSVHRG, encoded by the coding sequence ATGATAGTATTAGTAACCGGGGCGACAGCGGGTTTTGGTGAAAGCATCACGCGTCGTTTCGTCGCCAACGGGCATAAGGTGATTGCAACGGGTCGCCGTCAGGAACGTCTGCAGGAGCTGAAAGATGCGCTGGGTGATAATATTCTGACCGCCCAACTGGACGTCCGCAACCGTGCCGCCATTGAAGAGATGATGGCAAACCTGCCTGGTGAATGGCGCGCCATCGATGTGCTGGTGAACAACGCCGGTCTGGCGCTGGGCCTTGAGCCTGCTCACAAGGCGAGCGTGGAAGACTGGGAAAATATGATCGACACCAACAACAAAGGGCTGGTGTACATGACCCGCGCCGTGCTGCCAGGCATGGTCGAACGCAACCGCGGTCACGTTATCAACATCGGTTCTACCGCCGGCAGTTGGCCGTACGTTGGCGGTAACGTTTATGGCGCAACCAAAGCCTTCGTGCGCCAGTTCAGCCTTAACCTGCGTACCGACCTGCACGGTACCGCCGTTCGCGTCACCGACATTGAGCCGGGTCTGGTTGGCGGGACTGAATTTTCCAACGTGCGTTTCAAAGGTGATGATGCGAAAGCGGATAAAACCTACGAAAACACCACGGCACTGACCCCCGAAGATATTACCGAGGCGGTCTGGTGGGTGGCGACGCTGCCGAAACACGTCAATATTAATACCGTTGAAATGATGCCGGTCAGCCAGAGCTTTGCCGGGCTCAGCGTTCACCGGGGCTAA